Part of the Prevotella communis genome is shown below.
GCGTTATCTCGGAAATCTGGGGCCTCAGCCTCCGATGATGACCTGCAGCCCTTGTGCCTCCAATTGCTGCTTACAGCGTTCTAAGGTTTCTTCAGAAGGAGCTGCCATAGGATATCCTTTCGGATTAAAAATGCTTCCCATCCTGCGATGCTTGTCTTTTCCTACATCATGATAAGGCAAGAGGTGGATGGGATGGGGAATGGATGAGAGGAATTGCGCTGTTGCCCCGATGTTTTCCTCATCCGCATTAATACCCTCTATCAGAGGTATGCGGATAGAGAATTGGGCCTGTCGCTCTGCCAGGTAACGGATGTTCTGCAGAATCAGTTCATTGCCAACACCTGTATAAAGCCGATGTTTGTCGCTATCCATCAGTTTCAAGTCTACGAGGAATAACTCACATTCGTTGGCGATGGCTTCTACGACCTCTTGTGGCGCATAAAGCGAGGTGTCAACAGTACGGTGGAAACCACGTCGCCCCAGTTCCTTGAGAATCTCAAGCGAATATTCGGCATGCATCAGGGGTTCACCGCCACAGAGGGTGACCCCGCCACCGCTATCCTCCATGATGTCACGCTCTTTCTCAATCTCGGTCATCAGCTCCTCCATTGTGTAGGCCCGTCCGCAAATCTCACGGGCCATTGTAGGACAGTCATCCACCTTGAATCCTGGTTCCAGGCAGGTGCCACAGCGGATACACTTAGATTGTTTGAAGAGCTCCTGTGGTTCTGCTGACCACGACTCAGGGTTATGGCACCACACACAGCGTAGTGGACAGCCCTTGAGGAAGATTGTTGTCCGAATGCCAGGACCATCATTGATGGCATAGCGCTTGATGTCAAAAATCAGATTAGAGGTCATCGTTTTCCGTTCGTGCAATAATCTCGTTCTGCAACTGCTCTGTCA
Proteins encoded:
- a CDS encoding glycyl-radical enzyme activating protein — its product is MTSNLIFDIKRYAINDGPGIRTTIFLKGCPLRCVWCHNPESWSAEPQELFKQSKCIRCGTCLEPGFKVDDCPTMAREICGRAYTMEELMTEIEKERDIMEDSGGGVTLCGGEPLMHAEYSLEILKELGRRGFHRTVDTSLYAPQEVVEAIANECELFLVDLKLMDSDKHRLYTGVGNELILQNIRYLAERQAQFSIRIPLIEGINADEENIGATAQFLSSIPHPIHLLPYHDVGKDKHRRMGSIFNPKGYPMAAPSEETLERCKQQLEAQGLQVIIGG